AAATATTCTATACATTTAGCAAAATATGCTTCTTCCCAGCGTTTTGCTGCGCCAAAGGCTGCTCCAGCGTTAATTCCGGCAATTTTAGAGTTAGTAAAATGGCTTGGAAGCGTGATATTTATAGGGCTTGGGCGTAAATAGAGTTGTTTTGGGATTGTGAGAGTTTGTTTTTTAAAATGTTGTAGGGCTTGCGTGGCAAGCAAGGCAAAACGCATTGCTTCGTGGATCCTTTTAGGTTTTTTAGGATGAAAATGTAGCAAAAAGCTTCGCAATTCTGTGGCAAATCCAACGCGGAATTTCGCTTCATTAAAAGCAAGGAATAGGGCGGAGAGAAAATTATTTTGAAAAGTTAGTGCAAGATTGCAAGTTGGAATCTTTTTTGCAAGTTTGTAGAGATTTAGAATTCTAAAGACACCCTTTTTACTTGTATCTTGTAGAGTTGTAACATTTGGATAATGTGCAAAAAGTTCAATACTAGCTTGAGATCCAATAAGATAAAAATGTGCTTCTTTGAAGTTTGTAAATAAAATTTCAAGGGCATAAGTTGCCATTACAGCATCACCTAGCCAATTTGGAAGTCTAATTAAAATATTCATAATAGACTTAAGATTTCTTGCGCTATGTTTTGTGGGGTTTGGTTTGCATTAATGCAATAATGCGCAGAGTTTTTGTAGGTTTCTAGGCGTGTATTGTAGAGTTTAAAGGCGGAATCTTTATTTGTAAAAAGGGGGCGTTTAGAGATTTCTTCGGTATTTAAGCGTGTGAAAATTGCTTCAAAATCAAGATATAAGAAAAATACTTTTCCCATTTGTTTAACATTACAAAATATCGGCATTCCACCGCCTGTGGAGATGATAGTGCGCTTAAAATTTTGTGCGGCAAATGTGCAAAATTTAGATTCTAACTCTCTAAAATATGCTTCCCCTTTTTGTGTGAAAATCTCTGTGATGCTTAGATTTTCATTGTAGGTAATGAGTGCGTCACTATCTATTGCAAACGCTCCACTCTGTTTGTGAAGCTCCCTTGCAATCGTGCTTTTACCGCTTCCCATAAAGCCAATTAGCACACAATTAGTAGAGTTCAATGCTGTAATTTCCTGTTTTTGTATCTTTGACTAAATTGTATTTATACTGCCCATCTAGATTTAGTGTAATGCGATAAAAGTCTAAATGTGAATTAAGGCTTACTTGTGGAATTGTTGGAATCTTTGGTGTAAAAGACGCTTTTAAGGGTTTTTTGCTGGGTGCTTTAAAATCTAGAATTAAACGCGTAGGGGACGCAAGGGTAAAGTCTCTAAGAAGCGTTAAGTGTGTGTTTAGAGCAATGCTATTTTTGGTAATTTCAAAGTTGAAATATTCCTCTAGGGCGAAGCTTTCTTTCTCTGGAATATTATGTGTTTTAGGTTGCACTTCTTGGCTTAAAACTAGGGGAAAATGCCAGTCAATATCACCTTCTAGCTCTTTTTCTAGCGTTGTGATAGAGCCATTTAGGTTTTGGTATTCTAAAGTGATTTTTTTAATTTTTCTTGCCGTTGATGGTAAGATAAGCTCTGTTTTGGTGAATAAATCAAGCTGTGGAGCGTTTGTGATTTGTCCGCTATCTTTTGGTGTAATAATAGGAGTAAAAGGATCGCGTGCTTTTTTTGTCGCATTGCTTTCTTGTGCGTTTGCAAGTTCCTTTGGTGCTAGATTTTCCATAATCCCTGTGGGTTCTGTAGAAGTTTCATTAGGCAAAGCTTTTTTAGTGTTATTTATATTCTGTTCTGTTTGCTCTTTGTTTTGATTATTGCTGTCAATACTTAGTTTTGGGATTTCAGGTAATGTATTTTGCGGTTCTGTTTGCGCGTGTAAAAGCGTTAAAGTTAATGTTAGAATAAGGGCTAAAGATTTCATTTAGGTTCTAATCCTTTCAATTCAAAAAGTTCCTTTTGTAAGGTTGCATTTTCGTGCATTAGACGATTTACTTCTTGGCGCATTTGCGCTTCCTTTTGGTTGATTTTAAGAAGCACGCTAAAGGAATTATCTCCAAAAAGCAAATTGCCAATATACACGCCCACAATACAAACTAGCAAAATAAAGCTAAAAAAGGGTAGAAGTTTGTAAAATCCCCCCCTTTTAAACTCTAGAGATTCCATTATTTAAAAAGTTGTTTTCCTAAATACACAGGGGAGCTAAGCTCACTTTCAATGGCTAAAAGGCGATTGTATTTTGCCATTCTCTCACTTCTTGCAGTAGAACCTGTTTTAATCTCGCCTGTGTTTAGTGCAACAGCAAAATCTGCAATAAAGCTATCTTCGCTTTCACCGCTTCTGTGGCTCATAATGCAAGCATAACGATTTCTTTGTGCTAGGCGGATTGTTTGCATTGTTTGGCTAATTGTTCCAATTTGGTTTGGCTTAATTAATACTGCATTTGCGATATTTTTATTAATGCCTTGTGCTAGAATTTTTGCATTTGTAACAAATAAATCATCGCCTACAAGTTGCACCTTATGCCCTAGTTTTTGTGTAAGTTTCTCCCAGCCACTCCAATCATCCTCACTTAAGCCATCTTCAATAGATACAATAGGATATTTAGCAATGAGTTTTTCATAATATTCAATCAATTCTTCGGCGCATAATTCTCTATTTTCACCTTTTAAGCAATAGATTCCTTTGTCATTTACAAATTCGCTACTTGCAACATCAAGCGCGATTGCAATTTGTTCCCCTTCTTTATATCCTGCCTTTTTAACCGCTTCTAAAATTACTTGGATAGGTTCTTCGTTGTTTTTAAGATTTGGAGCAAATCCACCTTCATCACCAATGCTTGTGATATGTTTAGAATCTTTTAGGATTTTTTTAAGATGTTGATAAATTTCTGCACTTGCACGCATTGCTTCACTAAAACTATCAAAACCTATTGGCATAATCATATATTCTTGAAAATCCACTGTGTTATCTGCGTGGCTACCACCATTAATGATATTTAGCATAGGCACAGGCAGTGTAAGAGCATTTGCTCCCCCTAAATAGCGATATAAAGGGATATTCAAACTTTGTGCAGCAACTCTTGCAACTGCCATTGAAACACCTAATGTTGCATTTGCGCCTAGATTTGAAAAATTCTCCGTGCCATCTAATGTGATTAAAAGATTGTCAATAGTTGCTTGATCATAAGGACTTAAGCCTATGATTTCTTCAGCAATTTTTGTTTGAACATTTTCGCAAGCCTTTAAAACACCTTTGCCTAAAAATCGCTCATCCCCGTCTCTTAACTCTAGAGCTTCTCTTTTTCCAGTGCTTGCACCACTTGGTACAATAGCACTTGCAATGCTGCCATCACTTAAAAGAGCGGTTGCTTTAATGGTTGGATTACCACGACTATCTAAAACTTCCTGCGCATTAATATCATCAATATAAACCATTATTTATCCTTTCTTATTCTTCAGTATCACCATCGTTTGATAAATCATCAGTGATTGAGATAGAAGCCTTTATTTTTTCTTCAATTTCTTGTGCGATTTCTGGGTTTTCTTTTAAGAATACTTTTGCATTTTCCTTGCCTTGTCCTAGTTTTTTATCACCATAACTTAGCCATGCTCCACTTTTATCTACAATATCAAGTTTGACGCCATAATCAATTAGCTCACCTTCCTTGCTAATTCCTTCCCCAAACATAATATCAAACTCTGCTCCCCTAAAGGGTGGAGCAACTTTGTTTTTTACAACCTTTGCTTTAACGCGATTTCCAATGTTTTGTTCGCCTTGTTTTAAAGCGGCAATTCTACGCACATCAATGCGCACACTTGCATAAAACTTCAAAGCATTACCACCTGTTGTTGTTTCTGGGCTTCCATAGCCCATTACACCAATTTTCATACGGATTTGGTTGATAAAAATCACTGTGGTGTTCATTTTGTGAATCACACCTGTTACTTTACGGAGAGCTTGGCTCATTAAGCGCGCTTGAAGTCCTACATGTTGGTCACCCATATCGCCTTCAATCTCACTTTTTGGAGTGAGAGCTGCCACGGAGTCAATAACGATTAAATCCACACCACCGCTTCTTGTGAGTGTTTCTAAAATCTCTAAGGCTTGCTCTCCAAAATCTGGTTGAGAAACAAGTAAGTTTTCTACATCTACACCTAAACGCTTTGCATAAGTTACATCAAGAGCGTGTTCGGCATCAATAAAGGCACAGATTCCACCGGATTTTTGACATTCTGCTACAATTTGTAAGGCAAGTGTCGTTTTCCCTGAGCTTTCTGGTCCATACACTTCAATAATTCTGCCTTTTGGAATTCCTCCAATACCAAGTGCAATATCTAACCCTAAAGAGCCTGTGCTAATGGCATCAATCTTTTCTACAGGCTTATCGCCAAGCCTAATTAAAGCTCCCTTGCCAAAGGCTTTAT
The Helicobacter winghamensis ATCC BAA-430 DNA segment above includes these coding regions:
- the waaF gene encoding lipopolysaccharide heptosyltransferase II; the encoded protein is MNILIRLPNWLGDAVMATYALEILFTNFKEAHFYLIGSQASIELFAHYPNVTTLQDTSKKGVFRILNLYKLAKKIPTCNLALTFQNNFLSALFLAFNEAKFRVGFATELRSFLLHFHPKKPKRIHEAMRFALLATQALQHFKKQTLTIPKQLYLRPSPINITLPSHFTNSKIAGINAGAAFGAAKRWEEAYFAKCIEYLLEQDYKILLFGVESEAPINTAILTHLPKDLQTSDSLLNLSGQTTIPQLISYFSHLDFLLTNDSGPMHIAAALRIPTLALFGPTNTQETSPFNAPKAHIISLETLEQKLPCMPCMQRTCPLPKDSKDYHKCMRALTPNLVIKAIQSLVS
- a CDS encoding shikimate kinase encodes the protein MNSTNCVLIGFMGSGKSTIARELHKQSGAFAIDSDALITYNENLSITEIFTQKGEAYFRELESKFCTFAAQNFKRTIISTGGGMPIFCNVKQMGKVFFLYLDFEAIFTRLNTEEISKRPLFTNKDSAFKLYNTRLETYKNSAHYCINANQTPQNIAQEILSLL
- a CDS encoding AMIN domain-containing protein, with amino-acid sequence MKSLALILTLTLTLLHAQTEPQNTLPEIPKLSIDSNNQNKEQTEQNINNTKKALPNETSTEPTGIMENLAPKELANAQESNATKKARDPFTPIITPKDSGQITNAPQLDLFTKTELILPSTARKIKKITLEYQNLNGSITTLEKELEGDIDWHFPLVLSQEVQPKTHNIPEKESFALEEYFNFEITKNSIALNTHLTLLRDFTLASPTRLILDFKAPSKKPLKASFTPKIPTIPQVSLNSHLDFYRITLNLDGQYKYNLVKDTKTGNYSIELY
- a CDS encoding FtsB family cell division protein; the protein is MESLEFKRGGFYKLLPFFSFILLVCIVGVYIGNLLFGDNSFSVLLKINQKEAQMRQEVNRLMHENATLQKELFELKGLEPK
- the eno gene encoding phosphopyruvate hydratase — protein: MVYIDDINAQEVLDSRGNPTIKATALLSDGSIASAIVPSGASTGKREALELRDGDERFLGKGVLKACENVQTKIAEEIIGLSPYDQATIDNLLITLDGTENFSNLGANATLGVSMAVARVAAQSLNIPLYRYLGGANALTLPVPMLNIINGGSHADNTVDFQEYMIMPIGFDSFSEAMRASAEIYQHLKKILKDSKHITSIGDEGGFAPNLKNNEEPIQVILEAVKKAGYKEGEQIAIALDVASSEFVNDKGIYCLKGENRELCAEELIEYYEKLIAKYPIVSIEDGLSEDDWSGWEKLTQKLGHKVQLVGDDLFVTNAKILAQGINKNIANAVLIKPNQIGTISQTMQTIRLAQRNRYACIMSHRSGESEDSFIADFAVALNTGEIKTGSTARSERMAKYNRLLAIESELSSPVYLGKQLFK
- the recA gene encoding recombinase RecA, whose amino-acid sequence is MALDENKQKAIELAIKQIDKAFGKGALIRLGDKPVEKIDAISTGSLGLDIALGIGGIPKGRIIEVYGPESSGKTTLALQIVAECQKSGGICAFIDAEHALDVTYAKRLGVDVENLLVSQPDFGEQALEILETLTRSGGVDLIVIDSVAALTPKSEIEGDMGDQHVGLQARLMSQALRKVTGVIHKMNTTVIFINQIRMKIGVMGYGSPETTTGGNALKFYASVRIDVRRIAALKQGEQNIGNRVKAKVVKNKVAPPFRGAEFDIMFGEGISKEGELIDYGVKLDIVDKSGAWLSYGDKKLGQGKENAKVFLKENPEIAQEIEEKIKASISITDDLSNDGDTEE